Part of the Micropterus dolomieu isolate WLL.071019.BEF.003 ecotype Adirondacks linkage group LG17, ASM2129224v1, whole genome shotgun sequence genome is shown below.
aaacatataaaacacattttcttcccTCAGAGAAGACTTTTTTATATTCTTAAAAGTTTCTTTTCACATTCCTCCTTCAGATGACATTTTGTTTAATATACAAGTTACATCTCTATTTCTGACGGTAAATAACAGAGTTCTCATGTTTTAAATTCCTATTGGACCAGATTGTGTCACATGACCAGGAAGTGTTGTGGAACTGCACATGCGCCAAccttattttgttaaaatgacacattttactgcttttattagcttttttttaataattctttTACTTGTCTGCTTATCGTGTACTTTATTTTTGGTCTTATTGTGTGGAGttaaaactgaaacagaaactcAAAACCGTCAGTGAGAGTCCCGGTGCGAGGAATCACCTCCTTATCCCTGACATTTTCTCAGTATCGCTTCTCGGCCTTTTGGCTAAGATCAAGTGTAGTATCTGTTCTTATCAGTTTAATATCTGATACGTCCCCTACCCGGGGACCATATATTAAATTGATTTTTGGAGCAGGGAGATGGAATAGGGGCTTGCTCCGTCCACTCCACGCATCGACCTGGTATTGCAGTATCTCCAGGACCGGTGCACCCCCTTTCTATgttcacaaataaaatcagCTTAATAGTTCACTGTTCAGGTCACATTTGGTGCAATGGTTGTTCAAGGCAGTGCAATTCAGGTTGTTTATCCAAGTTAAtgtagtaatatattacaacaTACCCCATCGCAATTAAGTTTTGCATTCATAAGTGTATTCAAGTAATATAAGCCAATTGGACTCATTATTTAGAaggatagatatatatataaatatatatatatatatatatatatattgggtGTAAGCAGAATTTTAATATTATGGCTGAATAAAGTGAcgttcattttaactacttATTGATGGATATCAGaattagctttattgccaattaaAGAATTTGCTTTAGTGACTTTGtgcataataataaacataaaatatataaatataaaattgacaaGATGCAAAGAAGAGGATAGGGGCTTGTTCCATCCACTCCATGTGTCAACTCGGTATTTCAGTTAGGGTTTTCTGATCGGTGGTCTCTATAAAGGCCAATCAGAAGtgccgatcagatgatgcaataattattattatatatgattgttgagttgaaggctatcAAAAGTGAGCTgcaatcctcagctgaaaatgtatacGCGTGCGTGTGTTGTTCTCTGCCTGGTTGGGCCATGAGTTTGGGTggtaacgtcacagtcatgagCTAATTGGGTGTTGGGGAGCCGCACCTTAGTATAACTTGtgtagcactcgggtgatgtttgtgtgcagttgtctggttgttggtctaatgacacactatgaatttccaaaaggactaataaatatgtaatatatatgtataatatgtaTATGCTGTTGGGCTGGACTCATTTGTTGGCGGTAAATAGATACAACTGGTGATTTTAGGTTAGCTTTAGATGTGGAAATACAGCATTGCATGCTGGGAAACGTAGCCATTATTTgtcaagtaaaatgtaaataatctCTTTCAGCCTTAATACAGAAATATTTCTTCTGTATTAAAGTACTACAGATTCACACACAACCCATAGCCTCTGGTTTTGGTAAGTTACAGAAGGTCAGCACCCTCAGTCTGCATGGTATGTNNNNNNNNNNNNNNNNNNNNNNNNNNNNNNNNNNNNNNNNNNNNNNNNNNNNNNNNNNNNNNNNNNNNNNNNNNNNNNNNNNNNNNNNNNNNNNNNNNNNTGCACTCCCGGGGCATGTCGGCGCACTCAACTTGCCCCCGACCAGGTTGTGGCGCGCCTGAGTCGGTAAGGCATCTGCTCTGGGAGTGCAGCGCTGCCGTAGAACAGTGGGCAACGGCCGGCTCCTTGGAATTCCCGTACTTGCCAGCAAGGGAGGTCCTCACACCACAGCTGGTGCTGTACGGGGTGAGCCAAGGAAATCAGATACCAGCACGTACATTTGCCAAACAGTGGCTCACCCTAGCCGCCATCAAAGACGCCATATGGACCTCCAGAAACTTGCTGGCAAGAAAGCACATGCAGATCCCCCCCGTGGCTGTGATCCGGATGGCCGCAGCAACGGTCCAAACGGCCAGAGCTGCAGGCGGCGGGCCTAGGACACAGCCACAAAGAAGAATCGCCTCTGTGCCCGTTCGGACGGAGGAGCCGGAGCCACACATGGAAAGTTCAAGGCAGCGGCGGCCTGACCCTCCGGGTGAGGTTGGTGGGAAGGAGCTACAGGGTGAGGGTCTCCTCTGAGCGCCTGGACAAGATCCCGAGAGACCAAATCTGTTTGGGGGAGCTGAATGAGTTCCCCTTTGATAGGGACTCACTACACTCCTGCACAACAGTGGACTTGGAGAAGAGcttttattatacatttattttttgtgagtTTTATTCTAACAAATGCACTCCGCtttgaagacattttaacaGAGACACTCACTGACATGGACAAGCTGAAAACCATTTTATACCTTTAATTTATGACGTTATctgtaatgcattttaaaaacttttttaaaatgttgttttacagagaacatttatctatttattgacgtgttgtattttaaaaggtaACTTGGAATTGACATATTATGAATCATGTTTGAATTGAGTGTCAATAAATTtttctcaaaaaaataaaaaaataaaaaatctgttctTATCAGTTTAATATCTGATACGTCTCCTACCCGGGGACCATATATTAAATTGATTTTTGGAGCAGGGAGATGGAATAGGGGCTTGCTCCGTCCACTCCACGCGTAGACCTGGTATTGCAGTATCTCCAGGACCGGTGCACCCCCACTCTGTGTTCAATGACAATGTTATATTACTAGACTGGTAACTCAGAGTAATGACTGTAACAACTGAACAGTACTGCAAGGTTTGCATTACAACCTTGTCtttgtgcagcagtccagaaaTGTAACAGAAGGTTAAACGGACTCCTTCTATTCAATGACATTAATTTATAATTCTATGCAAAGAACATTATTTCCGATACAGTACGGTGTAAGTGACgctcattttaactactttatgttgGTAAACACCTAAAAGAGCTTTAGAGGTTACGTGCAAAAAAATGATTAAtatgatgaaagaatttggcCATCATATAAGGTTTTAATTGTGAGTCACAGAGGGAGAAGTGTGTTAGTTGGTTTGTAAGACAGGCATGCAGCCGATTTATGAATGCAGGGGAGTAACTAGTTGCATGTTATTTagttacaaaataaatgcatcTGTAACCTGtaagttatttgaaaaaaaatggataattaaattacagtagAAAATGTTcattacatttgaatattttctgtgaGAAGCTCAtagatatatacacacacacacatatgttgaataatattaattttgttgtctTCCCAACAATGCTAATCAAGAACACAGATGAGAATGATTTTGATCAGCAGTGAACATGCTAAAAGCCAATTCTCTTAGCCACCACTTACAATACATTAGCTTTAAGTTCTGTCCTCTGTTATTTAAGCGGCTGAGAAATAAAATACGAACATTTGTTTTCCTGTCAGATTCCTGTAAATTGCtttatttgattgttttgtttagcTTCACTGCATTTAAATTGAAATTCAGTATGATTATCCGGCTAGCTTCTTCGGCAAAAATGAAAATCCAAGTTTGTTTCTCAGCCTGCTTTCCCCTGACATAtcaaaataaaggaaaagacACTGCCCACATGTGTGCACCTCATTTTCAGTTACCCAAACTATTCTGGCCGTTAGTCACAGGAAGAGAGAGCTGTGTAGTTTGTCACCAGACTGTACGTACAAATCTCACACCTAGGTCTCAGTTCCggtattgtttttgttaaatgctTAAACACTTCTAAACTCTCATTGTGCCAACTCCTTCCAAATATCCTACTTCTGGTTGTGAGAGACTCTCCGTGCTCACCTCTGAAATAACATGTTGCAAACATCTCCGCAAGATGAATTCAGATGGATcaactttaaaaaagaaagtttgtGTGGCATTTCTGCTTCATTTGATAAGTTATTtgggggggagaaagagaggggagggcATGATCTTCATCATCAAGTGAACTTTCAAATGTCTCCGCAATTAAACTTGAGAAAGAAAGCACAATGTGTGTAGTTGATGTGTTCCAGGATCTctccaaaacagaaacacaaaataatgaattCAGGACAACTCAACTttaaattgattattttttaattttcttagaACAAAACAATTCTCCATCTGCATTTCAGATACGGAGACGCAGAACTGAATAGGTAgcaattaaaacaacacaaaaagaaaaaaaaaaacaaaaacaacaaaaaacaagtgaGCTATAATAAAAGTTCCAAAAGACAAATCTTTTACAAAACCATGTTGTCCACTGCCACTGAGCCACCGGAGCTTAAAACCAATTCTCCCAAATATGCCTTCTCACACGTCAGGTTACTGTTTAAGCataatacaaaaagtaaaaaggaCAACTTAATATCGAACACACACGGGTACTGATGGGGcataaatatcaaaaatgttaaatgcCTGTTCGCATTTGTTAAATCTGCTTTAAATACCAAATATGAGGAGTTTAACTTCAGGGATTAATTATATTATAGAAAGGTATTCACTGtatttgaaaaaaatcaaattttcCCCAGGTGTGTTGCAAGCAAGTCATGGTCAAAGTACCAGTGAACATGGGAATGGTGGACCAGTCGTCATCTTCCTGGCTACAAGGGTGCGCTCAGTTGGCGTGCTGAACAGTGGAGAAGCACAGTTTGAGGGTGTAAGGGTAAGGACCGgctagagagagagaagaagagagagaaatcagGCAAAGATAAACATGACCTAAATAATGAtaatcttattattattattattataattataataatgtttaCGTCGCTTTTTAAATGCCACTTGTTTTGGGGTTTATTTATGCAAGTAAAGACGAATGCTTACAAtaaaaaagtgaacatgtagtTAACGCAACATGGCTTCCAACTCAATTACAATAGTCCCATTTAACTGTATGCAGTTATGTTGTAGTTAAATGAAATGACTAAAACTTAGAAACAGGAAGGCGTCTGAGAAGATGGCATGTGCGACCCCGGAAATGTgatgctaccaagccgaccaatcacaggtCTTGCGGTCTGGGtcgaagaaaaaataaattggcTTTCTGGCTGTTAAGACGGTATCAGAGACAGCAGTGATCATTCTTTTGAATTAGGTCAATGTAAAGGGCCCAGGCAAAACTTCGGAACCCGGCTCAGCTTTCAACaacacttaaattttacaagGCGCTGCAGTGGCCAATCAAATACGTGTGAAGACACAGTAACATGGACGCAGTTTGTCATCTTCGAGGTGGAGGATAACCGTCGCTGTAACAACATTCCCGAGTAGTATGATCTATAATGTCCTTAACCTTCAAAGTATGAGTCTGTTACTCAAATCAGAGACTCAGTTTCAAGGTACCTGAAACAGTCTGAATTCCTGATCACCACCACAAGAGGCTCATGGGAGCAGTGGCTTACACATACCTGCGTTTTTCATCTGATAGTGGTTCATCATGGCCAGGGCCTCCATGGCATCGTTGATGGACTCCCACTCTAGCAGACCTGAAGCACTGCGGTCACTGGGAGCTGCACCACCTGGTGGTTAGAGgtcaaaattacaaaattgGTTTGTCCATCTCGAGTGTGACCACTACGTTAAATTTCTTGATTTGGGTTGCCATGGCACTTCTGAAAAGTgcatttgttgcttttctttctttttgagaGATTCCAGATGTAACAGCAGCCATGTTTGATATTAACTATAAtcattataaacaaatatatatcaATAAGCAGAATCAAATCAGCTTACTCTTTCCTGTGAACATTTTGACGTTGACGGGACTCTTAACACCAATCTCATCACAAatctgtaaaagaaaacatttattattaggGACTGCAATAGCACTCTCAATGCTTGTATTCTCAACATCAAAAGCTTACAATAgttatttttttgtacatttataaATACTTTAATTGGTCACAAACACATTCTAATGCAATTAGCAGCAATACATTAAAATACTCTcctccaaacacacacccaGGTCCCTCTTTCTACAGACCTGAGAGAAAATCTCTGGCGTGACGTCTGGCTGGGCGTTGAAGAAGTGCAACACGTTGCTCGGGTGCTGGATGCGGTTTTTGGCCGCTTGTTCTGGCGACGTGAACCGGTTGTTCCTAGAGCCGTGGAAGTCCTTGAAACTGCTCGTACCATCTTCCAGCTCATAGCACTGACCAGGTACGATGGCTTGCTGCTTCGACACGCTGCAGGGAGGAATGGTTATAcgtttaaaattattaataaatataaaaaataacccCACACATTTCTTAAATTTCTGATGCACTACAAATGGGTTAGGAGATGTTCATGGGTGTGCAGAGCCTTGCCAATTTAGTTCTTGCTGCACATCCACATCACTAGAATAGCACTAACTTGTCTCATTGGCACAAGGTTTCAGTAGATCCAATACTCTTGAAGCTTCCTACTTTAATTTCTAGAAGTGGACAGGTTTAACTCACCACACATTCATTCTCTGTGCAAAGAGAAAGTTGTTGTTGAGGTGAGTGATGGCGCGGTCCACTGCGTAGCAGTCTCCCATTTCCACCATGGCCGCCCCAGGCTTACTCTTCATGAACTTCACCTGTGGAATGCAGAGACCAGTTTTATTGCAACCTGCCCCGTAAGAGACATAGAACATTCACTTGTACACAAATTGTGTTTATCGATACACGCCAAGTAAATATTTACTTCCAAAATGCAGCAAATGAAGCCCCAACTatgtcacatgacaaaacagaTCCACTTTTTAAACACCGTTTTAAAAAGCCAACTGTTAAGAGTTGTTTTCAGTTCATAATCCTTTGTTTTAGTCTTTTACATTTAGACATCCTTTCAACTTCAGACTGTTGATTTGCTTCTTTCTCGTGCATATTCTGCACAATGTTTACACTTGTATATATTTTCTGCATATTACACGACCTTTAGGGGCTAAACTGTGCATTTTCTCTGCACAAAGTAAAATGATACGGGTGTTATTTTATAACAAGGCCGTCATTTATCTGCTTACACAGCCCGTCTTTCACACGGATGTTTGCCTTTTCAAAaactttaattattaaaaaataacaaaaccttGGGGAGTCAGCAAATTAGATTGTGCAGACAGCATCTCCATCCCCTTCACAGCAATAACACACATCTACTGTCAGACACTGACCCGCTCTACATTCCCATAGAGACAAAAGATATTGAAGACACGGTCGGCGTTCATCTTGACGGGGTCCAATCCGTACACCATGACAACTGGAGACTCCGCATGGCCACCGTACTCGccaggaggagggggaggaggtccGTAGCCTGGCCCGTAGCTTCTTCCTCCACGCCCTCTCATTGGTGGACCCATACGACGACCCTCATATGGTGGGGACCCGTAGCTCTCGTCATAGCCGTGGTAACCACCTCCTGAAGAACGAGGCAGAGACCAGCGAGTGAGACACTCATCAAGTAAGGCGAGGTCCATTCAAAGAACAATTTATCTAGAAAACTTCACTGCTGGAGAAATATATTTGGTCCCTATATGACACAGCACTGTTAGCTGCCACTGTGGGGAGGACccatttacttttttatacTCCAGACGTTTTCAGAGTACACAGGAGCACAGTATTTTGTATATACACAAgtatgtttgagtgtgttttctggtTCCCCAGTGGCGTGAGAGCCTTACCGTACTCTGGAGGGTGGTCGCCCAGCAGAGCAGGCTGTCTCTGGCGCTTGTTGGGGTTGGCATTTACATCATCTATGAAAACAGgaagacaaaagaagaagagaaaggtagaaggaaaaaaaaactggtaaatatgacagacaggaaacaaaactGGCTGCAATCTTTACAAGACATCGTGACGGCTGCGCATTTAAGATATGATATCATGGTAAACTGACATTTTGATGCCAAAATCTGCCTCCAATTTCACACCATTAACTAGATGAATAATTTGTCCAGTGCTTGATAAAGTTACCTTAACAGTACTCGAGAAAGACGCATGCATTTCAAGATTGATTCATCTTGCCTGCAAGTGCCATACCAGCACATATACCCCACCCCCCAGTAACACTCCAGGCTACATCA
Proteins encoded:
- the LOC123986289 gene encoding uncharacterized protein LOC123986289 (The sequence of the model RefSeq protein was modified relative to this genomic sequence to represent the inferred CDS: added 463 bases not found in genome assembly), translating into MKKPKEKGGKGVPDLHLFLGSRYTALHIATATAPSRNPKTAAMTRFWMGSYLRKLKILATSLKVPVSFNLPPAYAFIQSFLRHFNLEQEELQVLTTHRSLISVVQEREPVSPVRGLAFGEPSTVWRNVNHPALPNRLRDLSWMVAHEILPVRSVMHSRGMSAHSTCPRPGCGAPESVRHLLWECSAAVEQWATAGSLEFPYLPAREVLTPQLVLYGVSQGNQIPARTFAKQWLTLAAIKDAIWTSRNLLARKHMQIPPVAVIRMAAATVQTARAAGGGPRTQPQRRIASVPVRTEEPEPHMESSRQRRPDPPGEVGGKELQGEGLL
- the LOC123985495 gene encoding heterogeneous nuclear ribonucleoprotein L-like isoform X3, with the protein product MATAASRYYSEDGRATKRQKTDGMATGYEDPHKTLPSVVVHVRGLVDGVTEADLVEALQEFGAISYVVVMPKKRQALVEYEDMNGSSTAVTYAADNQVYIAGHPAFINYSTSQKISRPGDSDDSRSVNNVLLLTIMNPIYPITTDVLYTICNNCGPVQRIVIFRKNGVQAMVEFDSVQSAQRAKASLNGADIYSGCCTLKIEYAKPTRLNVFKNDQDTWDYTNPNLGGPDDVNANPNKRQRQPALLGDHPPEYGGGYHGYDESYGSPPYEGRRMGPPMRGRGGRSYGPGYGPPPPPPGEYGGHAESPVVMVYGLDPVKMNADRVFNIFCLYGNVERVKFMKSKPGAAMVEMGDCYAVDRAITHLNNNFLFAQRMNVCVSKQQAIVPGQCYELEDGTSSFKDFHGSRNNRFTSPEQAAKNRIQHPSNVLHFFNAQPDVTPEIFSQICDEIGVKSPVNVKMFTGKSGAAPSDRSASGLLEWESINDAMEALAMMNHYQMKNAAGPYPYTLKLCFSTVQHAN
- the LOC123985495 gene encoding heterogeneous nuclear ribonucleoprotein L-like isoform X2, which translates into the protein MATAASRYYSEDGRATKRQKTDGMATGYEDPHKTLPSVVVHVRGLVDGVTEADLVEALQEFGAISYVVVMPKKRQALVEYEDMNGSSTAVTYAADNQVYIAGHPAFINYSTSQKISRPGDSDDSRSVNNVLLLTIMNPIYPITTDVLYTICNNCGPVQRIVIFRKNGVQAMVEFDSVQSAQRAKASLNGADIYSGCCTLKIEYAKPTRLNVFKNDQDTWDYTNPNLGGPDGDADGNGSNADDVNANPNKRQRQPALLGDHPPEYGGGYHGYDESYGSPPYEGRRMGPPMRGRGGRSYGPGYGPPPPPPGEYGGHAESPVVMVYGLDPVKMNADRVFNIFCLYGNVERVKFMKSKPGAAMVEMGDCYAVDRAITHLNNNFLFAQRMNVCVSKQQAIVPGQCYELEDGTSSFKDFHGSRNNRFTSPEQAAKNRIQHPSNVLHFFNAQPDVTPEIFSQICDEIGVKSPVNVKMFTGKSGAAPSDRSASGLLEWESINDAMEALAMMNHYQMKNAAGPYPYTLKLCFSTVQHAN